A single genomic interval of Parvularcula marina harbors:
- a CDS encoding RidA family protein, giving the protein MKTTLALLFGLSLIGTAVAQEKQAIVPEGMETTVEYYSYSPAVRAGDMVYLAGVVAGLPTDPETGEMIEATPENLDAAFDRAFIHIGEILTAAGADWDDVVDMTTYHTDMPIQIDTFLQVKNRYMKPPHTAWTAIDIDRLYPDTGITEIKITAYAPLGRE; this is encoded by the coding sequence ATGAAAACGACTCTCGCACTTCTTTTCGGGTTGAGCCTCATCGGCACAGCGGTGGCACAGGAAAAACAGGCCATTGTCCCGGAAGGGATGGAAACCACGGTTGAGTATTATAGCTACAGCCCAGCCGTCCGGGCCGGTGACATGGTGTATCTTGCCGGCGTGGTTGCAGGGCTGCCGACCGACCCCGAAACCGGCGAGATGATCGAAGCGACACCCGAAAATCTCGATGCCGCGTTTGATCGAGCTTTTATTCATATCGGCGAGATATTGACTGCGGCTGGCGCTGACTGGGACGATGTCGTCGACATGACGACTTACCACACGGATATGCCAATCCAGATCGACACTTTCCTGCAGGTCAAGAACCGGTACATGAAACCGCCGCATACGGCATGGACAGCCATCGATATAGACCGGCTCTATCCCGATACGGGGATCACGGAGATTAAAATCACGGCCTATGCGCCGCTCGGTCGGGAGTAA
- a CDS encoding beta-ketoacyl-ACP synthase III → MTADAPIARILSTGLYTPPHSISNEELVTTYNAWVERWNAENPDRPKEPSSPGFIEKASGIKARYVLEKDGILDIDRMRPKLPVRGNDELSIMAEMGVLAARDAMKRADLGPDDIDAVLCAASNMQRQYPAMAVEIQNALGIDGYGFDMNVACASAAFGIQTAVGLLSTGARRVLMVNPEICSAHINFRDRDGHFIFGDVCTAVIIGPAEGEPAPGQFDILDTRLKTVMSNNIRNNMGFMDPSTDTVIDWDDPDTDKLFKQNGRSVFKEVVPMVAEMISTHLADNQIPGDSLKRMWLHQANLNMNELIAKKVLGREATREESPVVLDDYANTSSAGSIIAFHKHHDGLAKGDIGVISGFGAGYSAGSVIVRAG, encoded by the coding sequence ATGACCGCCGATGCCCCTATAGCCCGTATCCTTTCGACCGGGCTTTATACCCCGCCCCATTCCATTTCGAATGAAGAGCTGGTCACCACCTATAATGCCTGGGTTGAGAGGTGGAACGCCGAAAACCCCGACCGGCCGAAAGAGCCATCCTCTCCCGGCTTCATTGAGAAAGCCTCCGGCATCAAGGCGCGCTATGTGCTCGAAAAGGACGGTATCCTCGATATCGACCGTATGCGACCGAAACTGCCCGTCCGCGGGAATGACGAGCTGTCGATCATGGCTGAGATGGGCGTGCTGGCCGCGCGCGATGCGATGAAACGCGCTGATCTCGGCCCGGACGACATCGACGCTGTTCTCTGCGCGGCTTCGAACATGCAGCGGCAATATCCCGCCATGGCGGTCGAGATCCAGAACGCCCTCGGCATTGACGGCTACGGCTTTGACATGAATGTCGCCTGCGCGTCGGCGGCCTTCGGCATCCAGACGGCGGTGGGGCTCCTCTCAACCGGCGCGCGTCGGGTACTGATGGTCAATCCTGAAATCTGCTCGGCCCATATCAATTTCCGCGACCGCGACGGGCATTTCATTTTCGGTGATGTCTGCACCGCCGTCATTATCGGCCCGGCGGAAGGCGAACCGGCGCCGGGTCAGTTCGATATTCTCGACACTCGCCTCAAGACGGTCATGTCGAATAATATACGCAACAATATGGGCTTTATGGATCCCTCGACCGACACGGTCATTGACTGGGACGATCCCGATACGGACAAGCTCTTCAAACAGAATGGCCGCTCGGTCTTCAAGGAAGTCGTCCCCATGGTGGCCGAGATGATCTCAACCCACCTTGCCGACAATCAGATCCCCGGCGACAGCCTCAAGCGGATGTGGCTGCATCAGGCGAACCTCAACATGAATGAGCTGATCGCCAAGAAAGTGCTGGGCCGCGAGGCGACCCGCGAGGAATCCCCGGTCGTGCTCGACGATTACGCCAACACGTCATCGGCAGGCTCGATCATCGCCTTTCACAAACATCATGACGGCCTTGCCAAGGGCGATATCGGCGTCATTTCCGGTTTCGGCGCGGGATATTCCGCAGGCAGCGTGATTGTCAGAGCAGGATAA
- a CDS encoding multidrug effflux MFS transporter, with protein sequence MMTSSATLTSDKPDNPQLPGQAEFVTLIAALMAMNALSIDIVLPALGVIGSSFAHHSGNEIQLIVTTYVVAFGAGQLVLGPVMDRFGRRPFLISALILFALASFLAIAASSFNGLLAARVVQGLAASVLRVSAVAIVRDRYSGREMAKTMSTVMMVFMIVPLLAPALGQVILLTGPWPLLFVTMGALGGVVALWVAMRLPETLPPEARRSVRISVLLEGYKIILTHRVAAGYMIASGFVFGILFSFITASNQIFLDVYQIGSWFPLAFAAVALGLAVTNFLNARMVERIGMRALSHTALCVMVVGTAVHALFASFGYQPLWLFILLAEVPFLMLGFLGANMTALALDPLGKVTGLATSLQGFITTGVAGFLGTMVGQAFDGTAQPFAYGTSILSICALLIVLWVEKGKLRAFDFSGDQTPESVATSR encoded by the coding sequence ATGATGACTAGCTCCGCGACATTGACTTCAGACAAGCCCGACAATCCGCAATTGCCTGGACAGGCCGAATTTGTGACGCTCATCGCCGCGTTAATGGCGATGAATGCACTGTCGATCGACATCGTCCTGCCGGCACTCGGCGTGATCGGATCATCTTTCGCGCATCACTCCGGCAATGAGATCCAGCTGATCGTGACGACCTATGTCGTTGCGTTCGGTGCGGGCCAGCTTGTGCTGGGGCCGGTCATGGACCGGTTCGGGCGGCGCCCGTTCCTGATCTCCGCTCTGATCCTTTTTGCACTGGCCAGTTTCCTTGCGATTGCGGCGTCCAGTTTCAACGGGCTGCTGGCCGCCCGCGTGGTACAGGGGCTTGCGGCCTCTGTCCTGCGGGTCTCGGCCGTCGCAATCGTCCGTGACCGGTATAGCGGGCGGGAGATGGCGAAGACCATGTCGACCGTGATGATGGTTTTCATGATCGTGCCGCTACTTGCGCCAGCGCTCGGTCAGGTCATCCTGCTGACAGGGCCGTGGCCGCTGCTCTTTGTCACCATGGGCGCCCTTGGCGGGGTGGTGGCGCTCTGGGTCGCGATGCGCCTGCCAGAGACATTGCCGCCCGAGGCGCGTCGGTCCGTCCGGATCTCAGTGCTGCTCGAAGGGTACAAGATCATCCTTACCCACCGTGTTGCGGCAGGCTATATGATCGCCAGCGGTTTCGTTTTTGGTATTCTCTTCAGCTTCATCACGGCCTCGAACCAGATCTTTCTTGATGTCTACCAGATCGGCAGCTGGTTCCCGCTGGCCTTTGCGGCGGTGGCGCTTGGCCTTGCGGTGACCAATTTCCTCAATGCAAGGATGGTAGAGCGGATCGGCATGCGGGCGCTGTCGCATACAGCGCTTTGCGTCATGGTCGTTGGAACGGCCGTCCATGCGCTGTTTGCCTCTTTCGGTTATCAGCCGCTCTGGCTCTTCATCCTGCTCGCAGAAGTGCCGTTCCTGATGCTCGGTTTTCTGGGCGCGAACATGACGGCGCTGGCGCTTGATCCTTTGGGTAAGGTCACGGGGCTTGCGACCTCGCTGCAGGGCTTCATTACGACTGGCGTTGCAGGGTTCCTCGGCACCATGGTCGGGCAGGCCTTTGACGGCACGGCCCAGCCTTTTGCGTATGGCACGTCGATCCTGTCCATCTGTGCCCTGCTGATCGTTCTATGGGTCGAGAAGGGCAAGCTGCGGGCGTTCGATTTCAGCGGCGATCAGACGCCGGAAAGCGTGGCCACCTCGCGGTGA
- a CDS encoding DNA-3-methyladenine glycosylase I yields the protein MKNRCDWVTEGDALYESYHDTEWGVPNYDSKSLWGKLILDGFQAGLSWRTILHKRENFLDAFDGLDPEKVARYTDKRVEKLLGNAGIIRHRGKIEGAITNAKLWCEMTKNGEDFSDYLWSYFDGEPITNKWKMISQVPATSPQGDALSKDLKKRGFKFCGPTIVYAFAQAVGMVNDHLVTCPRHREVATLSGV from the coding sequence ATGAAGAATCGCTGCGACTGGGTCACCGAGGGGGATGCGCTTTATGAAAGCTATCACGATACGGAATGGGGTGTGCCGAATTACGATTCAAAATCCCTCTGGGGCAAGCTGATCCTTGACGGTTTTCAGGCGGGGCTGAGCTGGCGGACGATCCTGCATAAGCGTGAGAATTTCCTCGACGCCTTTGACGGCCTCGATCCCGAAAAGGTCGCGCGCTACACGGATAAACGTGTCGAGAAACTGCTCGGCAATGCAGGGATCATCCGCCATCGCGGCAAGATCGAAGGCGCGATCACCAATGCCAAGCTATGGTGTGAGATGACGAAGAATGGCGAAGATTTCTCCGACTATCTCTGGTCCTATTTCGACGGCGAGCCGATCACCAATAAATGGAAGATGATCTCGCAGGTGCCGGCCACATCTCCGCAAGGCGACGCCCTGTCAAAGGACCTCAAAAAACGCGGCTTCAAATTCTGTGGGCCGACAATCGTATACGCCTTCGCGCAGGCCGTCGGCATGGTGAATGATCACCTCGTCACCTGTCCGCGTCACCGCGAGGTGGCCACGCTTTCCGGCGTCTGA
- the ygfZ gene encoding CAF17-like 4Fe-4S cluster assembly/insertion protein YgfZ, translated as MTLSPTRLSRDILKLSGPDTKSLLQGLLTANMDHLAEGRALYAALLTPQGKILETLFLTMTAEDIYADLPTGRGPGFLKKLMLYRLRAKVEMSDVTADYLVCVFPDEDSVLEGAIAAAPDPRHAELGFRWLAPRVSGIPDTEDTYLAHQLTLGIPDMGAGIGEAEAFPLDVNLDALHGIDHKKGCFVGQEVASRMFRKGEIRKRTYIVRGDNLTPGTSLKQEGRTVGEIRHAVGGTGLAIVRLDRLDGEAAMAEDIPVTLHKPDYLP; from the coding sequence ATGACATTATCCCCGACCCGCCTCTCCCGTGATATCCTCAAACTCTCCGGGCCTGACACCAAGTCCCTGCTGCAGGGGCTTTTGACAGCCAATATGGATCACCTCGCCGAAGGCCGCGCGCTTTATGCCGCACTCCTGACGCCGCAGGGGAAGATCCTTGAGACCCTGTTCCTGACCATGACGGCCGAGGATATTTATGCCGACCTGCCCACAGGGCGGGGGCCGGGCTTTCTCAAAAAGCTCATGCTTTATCGCCTGCGGGCGAAGGTCGAGATGAGTGATGTGACGGCGGACTATCTGGTGTGCGTCTTCCCTGATGAAGACAGCGTGCTTGAGGGAGCCATCGCCGCCGCTCCCGATCCCCGCCATGCGGAGCTCGGTTTCCGATGGCTGGCCCCGCGAGTGAGTGGCATTCCGGATACGGAAGACACATACCTTGCCCACCAGCTCACCCTCGGCATCCCCGATATGGGCGCAGGCATTGGCGAGGCAGAAGCGTTCCCTCTTGATGTGAACCTTGATGCCCTGCACGGCATCGACCACAAAAAGGGATGCTTTGTCGGCCAGGAAGTCGCCAGCCGCATGTTCCGCAAAGGTGAAATCCGTAAGCGGACCTATATTGTGCGCGGCGATAACCTCACCCCCGGCACTTCCCTTAAACAGGAGGGACGCACGGTCGGGGAAATCCGTCATGCAGTGGGCGGCACAGGGCTCGCCATTGTACGGCTCGACCGGCTGGACGGCGAGGCCGCGATGGCCGAAGACATCCCCGTCACGCTTCACAAACCGGATTATCTGCCATGA
- the pbpC gene encoding penicillin-binding protein 1C, translating into MAGLRRYLKWGAASVAALAIGVIALDRLFPPPIERGEQVSTVITDREGRPLRAFPVEDGRWRLAADVDTIDTDYIDALIRIEDKRFYEHPGVDPLAVFRALASAAANREITSGASTITMQTARLLEPRERTLRSKIIESFRALQLEARLSKQEILELYLTLAPYGGNLEGVRSASLAYFGRPPEALTPEEIALLIALPQSPEARRPDRKPGIAKATRNSILTRLAENGVLAATTAEDAGLEDVPATRAAFPGDAWQISDTIRQRMDKSGSFTTTLDWGLQDEAERLVRAAAISSGENVQAAALIIEIDGRAVRAAVGSAGRDRAGGWLDLTNRRRSPGSTLKPFIYGLAFDDGAAAPGTVINDLPSRFASYSPENFDRTFRGEVTIAAALQHSLNVPAVQVLDEVGAARFLSALTFAGGSPSMPSSADSDVGLAIALGGLGISMRDLGILYAALGDEGEALPLAFTPEEEEANRSAKGYPLMSPESATEILTILKGAPPPPGRMPSKLTTGARHIAFKTGTSYGFRDAWAAGVSGNYAVIVWTGYADGTPRPGVTGRQAAAPLLFDLFDAIRRTLPDETGAEKIEALPDAPSPLARFTPDNAPPQILFPPDEAEIWADSPAREFVLSARGTGPLQWYADGQPIGLDAGGAPIWQPGGPGFYRLEVVDAAGRSTVTKVRVRGPQG; encoded by the coding sequence ATGGCGGGCCTGCGCCGATATCTCAAATGGGGGGCCGCCTCTGTTGCGGCCCTCGCCATCGGCGTCATCGCGCTTGACCGGCTCTTCCCGCCGCCCATCGAACGGGGCGAGCAGGTCTCAACCGTTATCACCGACCGCGAAGGCCGTCCGCTCCGCGCCTTTCCCGTTGAGGATGGCCGCTGGCGGCTCGCCGCCGATGTCGACACGATTGACACGGACTATATTGACGCCCTGATCCGCATTGAGGACAAGCGTTTCTACGAGCATCCGGGCGTTGACCCGCTGGCCGTCTTCCGCGCGCTTGCGAGTGCCGCCGCCAATCGTGAGATCACGTCCGGCGCCTCGACCATCACCATGCAGACCGCCCGCCTGCTGGAACCGCGCGAGCGGACGCTCCGCTCCAAGATCATTGAGAGCTTCCGCGCGCTCCAGCTCGAAGCGCGGCTGTCGAAACAGGAAATCCTCGAGCTTTACCTGACGCTCGCGCCCTATGGCGGCAATCTCGAAGGGGTGCGGTCGGCCTCGCTTGCCTATTTCGGCCGTCCACCCGAAGCCCTGACGCCTGAGGAGATCGCGCTCCTCATCGCCCTGCCTCAATCGCCTGAGGCGCGCCGCCCCGATCGCAAACCGGGCATCGCCAAGGCGACCCGCAATTCGATCCTGACCCGACTTGCGGAGAATGGCGTCCTTGCGGCGACGACTGCCGAAGATGCGGGGCTTGAGGATGTCCCCGCTACCCGCGCCGCCTTCCCCGGCGATGCATGGCAGATCAGCGATACCATCCGTCAACGGATGGACAAATCGGGCAGTTTCACGACCACACTCGACTGGGGCCTTCAGGACGAAGCAGAACGCCTGGTCCGCGCGGCTGCCATTTCCAGCGGCGAGAATGTGCAGGCCGCCGCCCTCATCATCGAGATTGATGGCCGGGCCGTTCGGGCTGCCGTCGGTTCGGCAGGCCGCGACCGCGCCGGCGGCTGGCTTGATCTCACCAATCGCCGCCGCTCTCCGGGCTCGACCCTCAAACCCTTTATCTATGGGCTTGCCTTTGATGACGGCGCTGCCGCACCCGGCACGGTGATCAACGATCTGCCCAGCCGCTTTGCCAGCTACAGCCCGGAGAATTTCGACCGCACCTTCCGCGGCGAAGTCACCATCGCCGCCGCGCTTCAACACTCTTTGAACGTCCCCGCCGTGCAGGTGCTCGATGAGGTCGGGGCCGCCCGGTTCCTCTCTGCCCTGACATTTGCGGGCGGCTCACCCTCCATGCCGTCTTCTGCTGACAGCGATGTCGGCCTCGCCATTGCGCTTGGGGGCCTCGGGATCAGTATGCGGGATCTCGGTATTCTCTATGCCGCGCTCGGCGATGAGGGTGAGGCCCTGCCGCTCGCCTTCACCCCTGAAGAAGAAGAAGCCAACCGCAGTGCCAAGGGCTATCCGTTGATGAGCCCCGAAAGCGCGACGGAAATCCTGACCATCCTCAAAGGCGCCCCGCCCCCGCCGGGCCGGATGCCCTCCAAACTGACGACCGGCGCCCGGCACATCGCCTTCAAGACAGGCACGTCTTACGGCTTCCGTGATGCCTGGGCGGCAGGGGTTTCAGGCAATTATGCCGTCATCGTCTGGACCGGCTATGCGGATGGCACGCCGCGCCCCGGTGTGACCGGGCGGCAGGCCGCAGCCCCGCTCCTGTTCGATCTGTTCGATGCCATCCGCCGGACCTTGCCAGATGAGACGGGTGCGGAGAAAATCGAGGCGCTGCCGGATGCGCCTTCCCCCCTTGCCCGATTCACGCCGGACAATGCACCGCCGCAGATCCTCTTCCCCCCCGATGAGGCGGAAATCTGGGCGGACAGCCCGGCCCGCGAATTCGTCCTTTCAGCACGCGGTACAGGACCGCTCCAGTGGTATGCGGACGGTCAGCCTATCGGCCTTGATGCGGGTGGCGCGCCGATCTGGCAGCCGGGCGGCCCCGGCTTTTACCGGCTCGAAGTTGTCGATGCGGCAGGGCGCTCGACCGTCACCAAAGTGCGTGTGAGAGGGCCACAGGGCTAG